From Chryseobacterium sp. IHB B 17019, one genomic window encodes:
- a CDS encoding HopJ type III effector protein, producing the protein MLLEQVKNSPETIQFKDVIAHIDENYNFTPTKFKNGNTVNEADQNNGSCKVFSFAKLNNLPKEDTLKLFGEFYTEDVLKNPEGTDHQNIRNFMEFGWDGISFEGEALAKK; encoded by the coding sequence ATGTTATTAGAACAAGTAAAAAACTCTCCTGAAACTATTCAGTTTAAAGATGTTATTGCACATATCGATGAAAACTACAATTTTACCCCGACAAAATTTAAAAACGGAAATACAGTCAATGAAGCCGATCAAAATAATGGTTCGTGCAAAGTTTTCAGTTTTGCTAAATTGAATAATTTGCCGAAAGAAGATACGCTGAAGCTTTTCGGAGAATTTTACACGGAAGATGTCTTAAAAAATCCTGAAGGAACGGATCACCAAAACATCAGAAACTTTATGGAGTTCGGCTGGGACGGGATTTCTTTTGAAGGAGAAGCTTTAGCGAAGAAGTAA
- a CDS encoding helix-turn-helix transcriptional regulator, translating to MSSNKNALIRYKTLDKCLKNKYRKYTLEDLIDECSEALFEFEGKESFVSKRTVQLDLQNMRSEKFGYEAPIEVYDKKYYRYSDPDYSIHNISVNESDLKAMNNAVQILKQFKDFSMFKEMNGVIQKLEDSIHARSQKSIIHLDKNEQLKGLEHIDILYDAILNKRVLNILYKSFTARESSNYVVHPQLLKEFNNRWFLICFHKGKMYNLALDRMESITIEEKIEYIDKDLDGDEYFKDIVGVTVSETMAPRNVVFFVDSSNAPYVKTKPLHKSQEIISETEKGTVFKICVQINYELERLLLGFGECLIVHKPRKLRLRMEEKFKAGVKNYENLIIPEDEVSNGC from the coding sequence ATGTCATCAAACAAAAATGCCCTTATCCGCTACAAAACCTTAGATAAGTGCCTTAAAAACAAATATCGGAAATATACTCTGGAAGATTTAATCGACGAATGTTCCGAAGCTCTATTTGAATTTGAAGGCAAAGAATCTTTCGTAAGCAAACGAACGGTGCAGCTTGATCTGCAGAATATGCGCAGTGAAAAGTTCGGTTATGAAGCACCGATTGAAGTTTATGACAAAAAATACTACCGCTACAGCGATCCGGATTACAGTATTCATAATATTTCGGTGAATGAAAGTGACCTGAAAGCGATGAATAATGCGGTGCAGATTTTAAAGCAATTCAAGGATTTTTCGATGTTTAAAGAAATGAATGGGGTGATTCAGAAACTGGAAGATTCCATTCATGCGAGAAGTCAGAAATCGATTATTCATTTGGATAAAAATGAACAGCTGAAAGGATTGGAACATATTGATATTCTATATGATGCAATTTTGAATAAAAGAGTTTTAAATATCCTTTACAAAAGTTTTACCGCAAGAGAATCCAGTAATTATGTGGTTCATCCGCAGCTATTAAAGGAGTTTAATAATCGTTGGTTTTTAATTTGTTTTCATAAAGGGAAAATGTACAATCTGGCGTTGGACAGAATGGAAAGTATTACAATTGAAGAAAAGATTGAATATATTGATAAAGATCTCGATGGCGACGAATATTTTAAAGATATTGTAGGAGTAACGGTTTCCGAAACGATGGCTCCGAGAAATGTTGTTTTTTTTGTTGATTCTTCCAATGCACCATATGTGAAAACCAAACCTTTACATAAAAGCCAGGAAATTATCAGCGAAACGGAAAAGGGAACGGTTTTTAAGATCTGTGTGCAAATTAACTACGAACTGGAGCGGCTTCTACTGGGTTTCGGAGAATGCCTGATCGTTCATAAGCCGAGAAAATTACGGCTAAGGATGGAAGAAAAATTTAAAGCGGGAGTAAAGAATTACGAAAATTTAATTATTCCTGAAGATGAGGTATCTAATGGATGTTAA
- a CDS encoding DUF1501 domain-containing protein gives MLIKRREFLKISSLATASLLMPNFLKAMTFDEALEPNQKILVVLQFTGGNDGLNTIIPTKNDIYFKERNNIAIKDSLQLTDEAGINPALAYFKELYDSGELSVMNNVGYPNPDKSHFRSMDIWHSASKSDEYLETGWLGRFLDEECYRCEHPTQALEVDDMLSLALKGENNKAFAFKDPKRLYQTSQEKYFKSLYDHHHDDETVSYLYQTLGSTINNADYIFEKSKAKKTEQTYPNSQLGKDFKTVASLIKSDINTRVYYLSVGSFDTHVNQNERQKKLFGDINEAVKSFVADMKSNGLFDDILLMTFSEFGRRVAQNASNGTDHGTANQMFFISGGLKKKGLLNTLPDLQHLNEGDLIYSEDFRKVYATILKNWLKADSSKVLGWKNGVYDFV, from the coding sequence ATGTTAATCAAAAGAAGAGAATTCCTAAAAATAAGTTCATTAGCTACCGCATCGTTGTTGATGCCGAATTTCCTGAAGGCTATGACATTCGATGAAGCATTGGAACCGAATCAGAAAATTTTGGTGGTGCTCCAGTTTACCGGTGGAAATGATGGTTTGAATACGATTATTCCGACTAAAAACGATATTTATTTTAAAGAAAGAAATAATATTGCCATCAAAGATTCTTTACAGCTGACTGATGAAGCGGGAATTAACCCTGCCCTGGCTTATTTCAAGGAACTTTATGATAGTGGTGAGCTTTCTGTGATGAATAATGTCGGGTATCCCAATCCTGATAAATCACACTTCCGAAGCATGGATATCTGGCATTCTGCAAGCAAAAGCGATGAATATCTGGAGACAGGCTGGCTGGGAAGATTTTTAGATGAAGAATGCTACCGTTGCGAGCATCCGACCCAGGCTCTGGAAGTTGATGATATGCTAAGTTTAGCCTTAAAAGGTGAAAATAATAAAGCTTTCGCTTTTAAAGATCCGAAAAGACTGTATCAAACAAGTCAGGAAAAATACTTCAAATCCTTGTATGATCATCATCATGACGATGAAACGGTTTCTTATCTGTACCAGACTTTGGGATCAACCATCAATAATGCTGATTATATTTTTGAAAAAAGTAAAGCAAAAAAAACAGAACAAACATACCCGAACTCTCAATTGGGAAAAGATTTCAAAACGGTTGCATCATTGATTAAATCTGATATTAATACAAGAGTTTACTATCTTTCCGTGGGAAGTTTTGATACCCATGTCAATCAAAATGAAAGGCAGAAAAAATTATTCGGTGATATCAATGAGGCTGTAAAATCTTTTGTTGCCGACATGAAAAGTAACGGACTTTTTGATGATATTTTATTAATGACTTTCTCGGAATTCGGTCGCCGTGTTGCCCAAAATGCAAGCAATGGAACTGATCATGGAACAGCCAATCAAATGTTTTTTATCAGTGGCGGATTGAAAAAGAAAGGGCTTTTGAACACACTTCCCGATTTGCAACATTTGAATGAAGGAGATTTAATTTATTCCGAAGATTTCCGAAAAGTCTATGCAACCATTCTTAAAAACTGGCTGAAAGCAGATTCTTCTAAAGTGCTTGGCTGGAAGAATGGAGTTTATGATTTTGTGTAA
- a CDS encoding DUF1800 domain-containing protein — protein MTPSLINNKHLLWRAGFGAGINQLEDLGNKDVKTLLNDLLKEETFLYINYDTPDVETIDYMNDTSPAEKKKQTQKIQREQNLELNLNFLDKMVNSKEQMKEKMAFFWHGHFASRVQNPKFNRQILNVIRKNALGNFKDLLFEVSQAPAMLSFLNNQQNKKDHPNENFAREVMELFTMGRGNYTEKDIREGARAFTGWGFDKEGNFVERKKQHDEGTKTFLGKTGNFTGKDVLDIILEQKATAKFITTKIYKFFVNENVDESIVNKLSENFYQSGYDIKKLMTEIFSSSWFYDKKNIGNRIKSPIELMAGMMRTLPMNIQNPENLIVYQKLLGQMLLYPPNVSGWPNGKSWIDSSTLMLRLQIPQIWSGLRPLEYTPRPDDDIEMGMKSRETALNKTFKNPNITIDWTRVEKAFSGKKVEDYLIQSSKSLDMNSVKNFSDNSVKMNVINLMSTPEYQLM, from the coding sequence ATGACTCCATCCCTCATTAATAATAAACATCTTCTTTGGCGCGCAGGCTTTGGTGCAGGAATTAATCAGCTTGAAGACCTGGGAAATAAAGACGTGAAAACACTGCTCAATGATTTACTAAAGGAAGAAACCTTTCTTTATATAAATTATGACACCCCCGATGTGGAAACCATCGACTACATGAATGACACATCTCCCGCCGAAAAGAAAAAACAGACCCAAAAAATTCAGAGAGAGCAAAACCTTGAGCTTAACCTTAATTTTCTCGATAAAATGGTCAACAGCAAGGAACAGATGAAGGAGAAAATGGCGTTTTTCTGGCACGGACATTTTGCTTCAAGGGTTCAAAATCCAAAATTTAACAGGCAGATTTTAAATGTCATCAGAAAAAATGCTTTGGGGAATTTCAAAGATCTTTTGTTTGAGGTAAGTCAAGCTCCGGCGATGCTCAGCTTTTTAAATAATCAACAGAATAAAAAAGATCACCCTAACGAAAATTTTGCCCGTGAAGTCATGGAATTATTTACGATGGGACGAGGAAACTACACCGAAAAAGATATTCGGGAAGGCGCAAGAGCCTTTACAGGATGGGGTTTTGACAAGGAAGGGAATTTTGTAGAAAGAAAAAAACAACATGACGAGGGAACAAAAACTTTTCTTGGGAAAACCGGAAATTTCACGGGAAAAGATGTTTTAGATATTATACTTGAACAAAAAGCAACGGCAAAATTTATTACCACAAAAATTTATAAATTTTTCGTTAATGAAAATGTTGACGAAAGTATTGTTAATAAGCTAAGCGAGAATTTTTACCAATCCGGTTATGACATCAAAAAACTTATGACAGAAATCTTTTCAAGCTCATGGTTTTATGACAAAAAAAATATCGGAAACAGGATAAAATCGCCGATCGAACTCATGGCCGGAATGATGAGAACTCTTCCGATGAATATTCAAAATCCGGAAAACCTTATTGTTTATCAGAAATTATTAGGTCAAATGCTTCTTTATCCACCGAATGTTTCAGGTTGGCCCAACGGAAAATCCTGGATTGACAGTTCAACTTTAATGTTGAGGCTTCAAATTCCTCAGATTTGGTCGGGTTTACGGCCTTTGGAATATACTCCGAGACCGGACGACGATATCGAAATGGGAATGAAATCCCGCGAAACGGCTTTAAACAAAACCTTCAAAAACCCGAATATCACCATCGACTGGACGCGTGTGGAAAAGGCTTTCAGCGGTAAAAAGGTTGAAGATTATTTAATTCAGAGCTCAAAATCCCTGGATATGAATTCCGTGAAGAATTTTTCGGATAACAGTGTGAAAATGAATGTCATTAATCTCATGTCAACACCAGAATATCAGTTAATGTAG
- a CDS encoding glucokinase, whose product MILNPKFPLYLPGVKNGSNDNVSIIGANLREDITSLGYFVSSNGGLEIKIQNNYPTKDYASFADILKKFIEDNQLEDVKRLGMAVPGPVINGKSHPARLGWSLDVEEYTRDFRFEKVDMLNDLEASAYGMALLEDSDLDPIYTSGHLENGNVAILAPGNGLGEAGYFFDGKYLRPFATEGGHSEFSPRTNVEVEFYQFLNNLYGIVSWENVLSKTGLFNIYRFLRDVKRHPEPEWLADRFSNGNFVEELFKAAVEDDILICKIALDTFLEFLAREANNLTLKLKATGGLLISGDIPQTIRDYMDKDKFYEKFKISDKMEEMLRNIPIYLIKQNHTALNGAALYTAYYQD is encoded by the coding sequence ATGATTTTGAATCCAAAATTTCCACTTTATTTACCAGGAGTAAAAAACGGTAGCAATGATAACGTTTCTATCATTGGCGCAAACCTTCGTGAAGATATTACAAGTTTAGGCTATTTTGTTTCCAGTAACGGAGGTCTTGAGATTAAAATCCAAAATAATTATCCAACTAAAGATTACGCTTCTTTTGCTGATATTCTAAAGAAGTTTATTGAGGATAACCAGCTGGAAGATGTGAAAAGATTAGGAATGGCAGTTCCGGGACCTGTAATCAATGGGAAAAGCCATCCCGCAAGATTGGGCTGGAGCCTTGATGTGGAAGAATACACAAGAGATTTCAGGTTTGAAAAAGTAGATATGCTGAATGACCTTGAAGCTTCTGCCTACGGAATGGCGCTTCTGGAAGACAGCGATCTGGACCCAATTTATACCAGCGGACACCTTGAAAACGGAAACGTAGCTATTTTGGCTCCGGGAAATGGGCTGGGTGAAGCGGGATATTTTTTTGACGGAAAATATTTAAGGCCATTTGCTACGGAAGGCGGTCATTCGGAATTTTCTCCGAGAACCAATGTGGAGGTGGAGTTTTATCAGTTCTTAAACAACCTTTACGGAATTGTAAGCTGGGAAAATGTACTTTCCAAAACAGGCTTATTCAATATTTACAGGTTTTTAAGAGATGTAAAGAGACATCCGGAACCGGAATGGCTTGCCGATAGATTCTCGAACGGAAACTTTGTTGAAGAATTATTCAAAGCAGCTGTTGAGGATGATATTTTGATATGCAAAATTGCTTTGGACACTTTCCTTGAATTCCTTGCAAGAGAGGCTAATAACCTGACTTTGAAGCTGAAAGCAACCGGTGGATTACTAATCTCCGGGGATATTCCTCAAACGATCAGAGATTATATGGATAAGGATAAGTTTTATGAAAAATTCAAGATCAGCGACAAAATGGAAGAGATGCTCAGAAACATCCCGATATACCTGATCAAACAAAATCATACGGCACTCAATGGTGCGGCACTCTATACTGCTTATTATCAAGATTAA
- a CDS encoding YceI family protein, whose product MKKIFLLAVLAGGLAFGQTKKVVASDVQWWGYKIAKSESSSHNGTVKVKSGDMVMKGNQLVGGSFVLDMTSINATDLTGEYQGKLNGHLKNGDFFEVEKFPTATFKITGVKKNSDKIYNSLVTGNLTVKGKTNPVTFPAKISYSKGVVSLVSNKFTIDRQKFDVAYKSTMQDVLVKDDFDMLVKVTAK is encoded by the coding sequence ATGAAAAAAATATTTTTATTAGCAGTTTTAGCTGGTGGTTTAGCATTCGGACAAACAAAAAAAGTAGTAGCTTCTGACGTGCAGTGGTGGGGATACAAAATCGCAAAATCTGAATCAAGCTCTCACAACGGAACTGTAAAAGTAAAATCCGGTGATATGGTAATGAAAGGAAATCAATTAGTTGGAGGTTCTTTCGTTCTTGATATGACTTCTATCAACGCAACAGACCTTACAGGAGAATACCAGGGGAAACTAAACGGTCACCTTAAAAACGGAGATTTCTTCGAAGTTGAAAAATTCCCGACAGCTACTTTCAAAATTACAGGAGTAAAGAAAAACAGCGATAAAATCTACAATTCTTTAGTAACCGGAAATCTGACGGTAAAAGGAAAAACAAACCCTGTTACCTTCCCTGCAAAAATTTCTTACAGCAAAGGAGTAGTGAGCTTAGTTTCAAATAAATTCACGATTGACAGACAAAAATTCGACGTTGCTTACAAATCTACCATGCAGGACGTTCTTGTGAAAGATGACTTTGATATGCTTGTAAAAGTAACAGCAAAATAA
- a CDS encoding YceI family protein: MKRLLLFAMMCVSISFVFAQKKGDKVVKVTSSEIRWWGYKVVKTVPTTHSGTVKLKSGKFTFDKTVLVDGEFVIDMKSLMAGDVSSQDEDMVKLTNDLKSTNFFEVKKFPLAKFHLTKIIPLANSEFNSTVYGDITIKGVRKTITFPANVYITQFTVVIESAKFSLNRRDFKVFYQSSLKDYFIKNEMDIQFRISTEKLDNENRTPVKKKK, translated from the coding sequence ATGAAAAGATTACTATTGTTTGCTATGATGTGTGTAAGCATATCATTTGTTTTCGCACAAAAGAAAGGAGATAAAGTGGTAAAGGTAACGTCATCAGAAATCAGATGGTGGGGTTACAAGGTTGTAAAAACAGTTCCTACAACACATTCCGGAACGGTAAAGCTGAAAAGCGGAAAATTTACTTTCGATAAAACAGTTTTGGTAGACGGTGAATTTGTGATCGACATGAAGTCTCTCATGGCCGGAGATGTTTCAAGCCAGGATGAAGATATGGTAAAACTAACAAATGACCTTAAAAGCACAAACTTTTTCGAGGTTAAGAAATTTCCTCTTGCGAAATTCCATTTGACGAAGATTATTCCTTTGGCAAACAGCGAGTTCAACTCTACGGTTTACGGAGATATTACGATAAAAGGAGTGAGAAAAACGATTACTTTCCCTGCAAACGTCTATATTACTCAGTTTACAGTAGTGATCGAGTCTGCTAAATTCTCATTGAACAGAAGAGATTTCAAAGTATTCTACCAATCTTCACTGAAAGATTATTTCATTAAAAACGAAATGGACATCCAGTTCAGAATTTCTACGGAAAAATTGGATAACGAAAACAGGACTCCTGTAAAGAAGAAAAAATAA
- a CDS encoding alpha/beta hydrolase produces MKIYVVSGLGADFKVLEKLQFPEHHEVVFIDWLIPLQNETFSQYVERMAEKVDDSEPFYLLGYSFGGIMVQEINKLKPAQKVVIMGSIKSDKEKSRLIRVGEVTKIPKILPLRFFNDKTTNAYSVVRKLFDPKNPKLLQYFTVKDPYYLKWSIERISEWRFEENPEVIQILGDRDIVFPVKNSKPNYIIKGGTHLFPATKYKEVSKILGEIFN; encoded by the coding sequence ATGAAAATTTACGTAGTAAGCGGTCTTGGAGCAGATTTTAAAGTGCTGGAAAAATTACAGTTTCCGGAACATCATGAAGTTGTTTTTATAGATTGGCTCATTCCGCTTCAAAATGAAACTTTTTCCCAATATGTAGAAAGGATGGCCGAAAAAGTGGATGATTCGGAACCTTTTTATCTTTTAGGGTATTCCTTTGGAGGGATTATGGTTCAGGAAATTAATAAGCTCAAACCGGCCCAGAAAGTAGTCATTATGGGAAGTATAAAATCCGATAAAGAAAAATCCAGGTTGATAAGAGTGGGTGAGGTCACCAAAATTCCAAAAATATTGCCTTTAAGGTTCTTTAATGATAAAACTACAAACGCCTATTCTGTAGTAAGGAAATTATTTGATCCCAAAAATCCTAAGCTTCTGCAATATTTCACCGTAAAAGATCCGTATTATCTGAAATGGTCCATTGAAAGGATCTCAGAATGGAGATTTGAAGAAAACCCGGAGGTTATTCAGATTTTAGGAGACAGGGATATTGTTTTTCCGGTAAAAAATTCAAAACCCAATTATATCATAAAAGGGGGTACACATCTTTTTCCTGCTACAAAATATAAAGAAGTGTCTAAAATTTTAGGGGAAATATTTAATTAA
- a CDS encoding ammonium transporter: MTVGLKWIVAFSLIALIAVGGLFWSPIVDFPNTGEFLSEDKIVGADVAWILAAAGLVLLMTPGLSFFYGGMVGKKNVISTMLQSFIALGVISILWVIVGFSLSFGDSIGFTINGEHYGIIGNPLSYPFFSRVSVLPHKTMAPTIPFILFALFQMKFAVITPALITGSFAERVRFISYLLFMVLFSIFIYTPLCHMVWHPDGLLNKYFGVKDFAGGTVVHMSAGFAALAGAIMLGNRKNPHHKPSNIPFVLLGTGMLWFGWFGFNAGSALSANATAATAFGTTTIASASAMMTWIFFDRINRRKISALGACIGAVVGLVAITPGCGFVSVSESLFIGFISAIVSNVMLNWKALQKIDDTLDVFACHGVGGIMGMILTAIFAHGENSSLLHGGWEVFSHHIIALVLVSFFAFFGSLFLYKITNSIITLRVSEESENMGLDLSQHEEKVDW, from the coding sequence ATGACTGTAGGCTTAAAATGGATTGTCGCATTCTCCCTCATCGCCCTTATTGCTGTTGGCGGATTATTCTGGAGCCCCATTGTTGATTTTCCGAATACAGGAGAATTTTTATCTGAAGATAAAATTGTAGGTGCAGATGTGGCCTGGATTTTGGCTGCGGCGGGCTTAGTTCTTTTAATGACTCCCGGTTTGTCATTTTTCTACGGAGGAATGGTGGGGAAGAAGAATGTAATTTCTACCATGCTGCAGAGTTTTATAGCATTAGGTGTCATTTCTATTTTGTGGGTTATTGTTGGTTTTTCTTTATCTTTTGGAGATTCTATAGGCTTTACGATTAATGGTGAGCATTACGGAATCATTGGTAATCCCCTGAGCTATCCGTTTTTTAGCCGTGTAAGCGTTTTGCCTCATAAAACAATGGCTCCTACAATTCCTTTTATTCTTTTTGCTCTGTTTCAGATGAAATTTGCCGTTATCACTCCCGCACTTATTACGGGATCTTTTGCGGAAAGGGTACGTTTTATCTCCTACCTTTTATTCATGGTGCTTTTCAGCATTTTTATTTATACGCCTCTTTGTCATATGGTTTGGCATCCGGACGGACTTTTAAATAAATATTTCGGGGTTAAAGATTTTGCCGGCGGAACAGTCGTTCATATGAGCGCCGGTTTTGCAGCTCTCGCGGGAGCTATCATGTTGGGAAACAGGAAAAACCCTCACCATAAACCTTCAAATATTCCTTTTGTCTTATTGGGAACAGGAATGCTTTGGTTTGGATGGTTCGGATTCAATGCGGGTTCGGCTTTAAGTGCAAATGCAACGGCAGCCACAGCATTTGGTACAACGACTATTGCTTCTGCTTCTGCCATGATGACGTGGATATTTTTCGACAGGATTAATAGAAGGAAAATTTCGGCTTTGGGAGCCTGCATCGGGGCAGTAGTAGGATTAGTGGCCATTACTCCGGGATGTGGCTTTGTTTCGGTCTCGGAGAGCCTTTTTATCGGATTTATTTCTGCGATCGTTTCTAATGTAATGCTCAACTGGAAAGCACTGCAAAAGATCGACGATACCCTTGATGTTTTCGCCTGTCACGGCGTTGGCGGAATTATGGGAATGATTCTGACGGCTATTTTTGCCCACGGTGAAAATTCAAGCCTTCTTCACGGTGGCTGGGAAGTATTCTCTCATCATATAATCGCCTTGGTTCTTGTTTCTTTTTTTGCATTCTTTGGTTCATTATTTTTATATAAAATCACGAATAGCATTATTACATTAAGAGTTTCAGAAGAATCAGAAAATATGGGTTTAGACCTTTCCCAGCATGAGGAAAAGGTAGATTGGTAA
- a CDS encoding L-serine ammonia-lyase, which produces MESISVFEIIKVGIGPSSSHTMGPWNAASAFIRIIKRERSIAEVKEVFLEFFGSLAKTGIGHGTDIAGMLGLNGEDFKIIDTTKIDEKIEKIKSTQILNLGGEKEIPFIYGHHLILNMQKSLDFHPNGMIFKAVFEDGTELVQDFYSVGGGFIASQEKNSIQKQCVRTLYPCHKASDIAKYCEKLGLNKVSDLILINEESWRSQEETRKEALYIWQQIKECIYKGVNKEGILPGGLNVTRRAAGINRKLLGDKIYKNKDEWFQQVVDAEENFTNINKWISCFALAVNEENASFGRIITAPTNGASGVIPAVLMYSQAFTDRISDDDIVRFILVAGEIGTLFKKNATISAAMGGCQAEVGVSSAMAAAGLTEILGGSVGQVLMAAEIAMEHHLGLTCDPIKGLVQIPCIERNTMGAIKAITAANIALESDPTKAKVSLDQVIQTMWETALSMSDRFKETSEGGLAIAVNVPEC; this is translated from the coding sequence ATGGAATCAATATCGGTTTTTGAGATTATTAAAGTAGGAATAGGCCCGTCTAGCTCACACACGATGGGGCCTTGGAATGCAGCCTCTGCATTTATCAGAATTATAAAAAGAGAAAGATCAATCGCTGAGGTGAAGGAAGTTTTTCTCGAATTTTTTGGCTCTCTGGCTAAAACCGGAATCGGCCACGGAACCGATATTGCGGGGATGTTGGGACTAAATGGTGAAGATTTTAAAATTATTGATACTACAAAAATTGATGAAAAAATAGAAAAAATCAAAAGTACTCAGATCCTTAATCTTGGAGGTGAGAAAGAGATTCCATTTATTTACGGGCATCATTTGATTCTGAATATGCAGAAATCCCTTGATTTTCACCCGAATGGAATGATTTTCAAAGCTGTTTTTGAAGATGGCACCGAGCTTGTTCAGGATTTTTATTCTGTAGGCGGAGGATTTATTGCAAGTCAGGAAAAAAACTCTATACAAAAACAATGTGTCCGTACATTATATCCTTGTCATAAAGCTTCCGATATTGCAAAATACTGCGAAAAATTAGGATTAAATAAAGTTTCAGATTTAATTTTAATTAATGAAGAAAGCTGGAGATCCCAAGAAGAAACCAGAAAGGAAGCACTTTACATCTGGCAGCAGATCAAAGAATGCATTTATAAAGGAGTCAATAAAGAAGGAATTCTTCCCGGCGGATTGAACGTTACCCGAAGAGCAGCCGGAATTAACAGAAAATTACTGGGCGATAAAATCTATAAAAATAAAGATGAATGGTTCCAGCAGGTTGTTGATGCCGAGGAAAATTTCACTAATATCAATAAATGGATTTCCTGTTTTGCACTGGCCGTAAACGAGGAAAATGCAAGCTTCGGAAGAATTATAACGGCGCCCACCAATGGTGCGAGTGGGGTTATTCCTGCGGTTTTGATGTATTCTCAGGCTTTTACGGATCGTATCAGCGATGATGATATTGTGAGATTTATTCTGGTGGCTGGCGAGATCGGAACTTTATTCAAAAAAAATGCTACCATTTCAGCTGCAATGGGTGGATGTCAGGCGGAAGTAGGGGTTTCATCAGCAATGGCTGCAGCAGGTCTTACGGAAATTCTTGGCGGTAGTGTTGGTCAGGTTTTAATGGCCGCTGAAATCGCTATGGAACACCATTTGGGCCTTACCTGTGACCCGATCAAAGGCTTGGTTCAGATTCCTTGTATCGAAAGAAATACGATGGGCGCCATAAAAGCAATTACTGCAGCAAATATTGCTTTGGAAAGTGATCCTACAAAAGCAAAAGTAAGCTTAGATCAGGTAATCCAAACGATGTGGGAAACTGCACTTTCAATGAGCGACCGATTCAAAGAAACCTCCGAAGGCGGATTAGCGATTGCAGTGAACGTACCAGAATGTTAA
- a CDS encoding prephenate dehydrogenase → MKISIIGVGLIGGSIALKLKQKGIVDFIYGIDNNNEHLSEALNLKIIDAKVDLEYGIKNSDLVILAIPVDAARKLLPNVLDLISENQTVMDAGSTKSGIVNAVKNHPKRLRFVAFHPMWGTENSGPASAVSESFSGKAGVICNKEESDKDALNLVEKIVEALDMHLIYMNAEDHDVHTAYISHISHITSYALANTVLEKEREEETIFQLASSGFSSTVRLAKSHPEMWVPIFKQNKENVLDVLNEHIFQLKKFKAALEKENFEYLEELILNANKIRGILDKK, encoded by the coding sequence ATGAAAATAAGTATAATTGGTGTAGGACTGATAGGAGGCTCAATTGCCTTAAAATTAAAACAGAAAGGTATCGTTGATTTTATCTACGGAATTGACAATAATAATGAACACCTCAGCGAAGCATTAAATTTAAAAATAATTGATGCAAAAGTAGACCTGGAATATGGGATCAAAAATTCTGATCTGGTAATTCTTGCAATTCCTGTGGATGCTGCGAGAAAATTACTGCCGAATGTTTTGGATTTAATTTCGGAAAATCAAACGGTAATGGATGCAGGATCAACAAAGTCTGGAATTGTAAATGCGGTAAAAAACCACCCGAAAAGATTAAGATTTGTAGCTTTTCACCCGATGTGGGGAACGGAAAACAGCGGTCCGGCATCTGCCGTTTCAGAAAGTTTCTCAGGAAAAGCAGGAGTAATCTGCAATAAGGAAGAATCTGATAAAGACGCATTGAACCTTGTTGAGAAAATCGTAGAAGCCCTTGATATGCACCTGATCTATATGAATGCCGAAGATCATGACGTACATACGGCCTATATTTCACATATTTCTCACATCACTTCTTACGCGCTGGCAAACACCGTTTTGGAGAAGGAACGTGAAGAAGAAACGATTTTTCAGTTGGCGAGCTCCGGTTTTTCGAGTACGGTTCGTCTGGCAAAATCTCACCCTGAGATGTGGGTGCCTATTTTTAAACAAAATAAAGAAAACGTTCTGGATGTTTTGAATGAACATATTTTTCAGCTCAAAAAATTCAAAGCTGCTTTGGAAAAAGAGAATTTTGAGTATTTAGAAGAATTGATTTTGAATGCTAATAAGATACGGGGGATTCTTGACAAGAAATAA